In one Bradyrhizobium sp. 4 genomic region, the following are encoded:
- the mdlC gene encoding benzoylformate decarboxylase, with product MAKNGKTGSKSVTVKQATLDLLRSFGIRRVFGNPGSTELPFLSDWPDDIDYVLALQEASAVGMADGYAQATRNAGFVNLHSAAGVGNALGNIYTAHRNQTPLVITAGQQARSILPLQAFLYAERASEFPRPYVKYSVEPARPEDVPAAIARAYYTAMQPPCGPTFVSIPVDDWAHAAAPIEARKVSREIGPEADAMKALVTALGSAKHPALVVGPGVDRAGAVELMVRVAEKARASVWVSPFSARCSFPERHPQFAGFLHASPAQLSDALREHDLVIVIGAPVFTFHVEGHAAIFDGRATLFQITDDADAAAVTPVGTSIIATMKPALAMLLDLLPESKRAAPKGRTLPAAPQAADPLPVEFLLHSLSQAMPDGASLVEEIPSHRPAMQKFMPMRGQDSFYTMASGGLGYSLPAAVGMALGKPNSRTVCLIGDGSAMYSIQALWTAAQRKLPLTIVVINNSGYGAMRSFSQVMQVRNVPGLELPGIDFVRLAEGMGCHAVRVSKAAELGEALKRGMAFEGTSLVEVIVDSAVPVLYGQKH from the coding sequence ATGGCGAAGAACGGCAAGACCGGCAGCAAATCCGTCACCGTCAAGCAGGCGACACTCGACCTGCTGCGCTCCTTCGGCATCAGACGCGTGTTCGGCAACCCCGGCTCGACCGAGCTGCCGTTCCTGAGCGACTGGCCCGACGACATCGACTACGTGCTCGCGCTTCAGGAAGCGTCCGCGGTCGGCATGGCCGACGGTTATGCGCAGGCGACGCGCAATGCCGGCTTCGTCAATCTGCATTCGGCCGCCGGCGTCGGCAATGCGCTCGGCAACATCTATACCGCGCATCGCAACCAGACGCCGCTGGTGATCACCGCGGGCCAGCAGGCGCGCTCGATCCTGCCGTTGCAGGCATTCCTGTATGCGGAGCGTGCGTCCGAATTCCCGCGGCCTTATGTGAAGTACAGCGTGGAGCCGGCGCGTCCCGAGGACGTGCCGGCCGCGATCGCGCGCGCCTATTACACCGCGATGCAGCCGCCCTGCGGGCCGACTTTCGTCTCGATCCCGGTCGACGATTGGGCGCATGCGGCAGCTCCCATCGAAGCCCGCAAGGTCAGCCGCGAGATCGGGCCCGAGGCTGACGCGATGAAGGCGCTGGTCACCGCGCTCGGTTCAGCCAAGCACCCTGCCCTCGTCGTCGGCCCCGGTGTCGATCGTGCCGGCGCGGTCGAACTGATGGTGCGCGTGGCCGAGAAGGCCAGGGCCAGCGTCTGGGTCAGCCCGTTTTCGGCGCGCTGCTCGTTCCCGGAACGCCATCCTCAGTTCGCGGGCTTCCTGCATGCCTCGCCGGCGCAATTGTCAGACGCGCTACGCGAGCACGACCTCGTCATCGTGATCGGGGCGCCGGTGTTCACTTTCCACGTCGAAGGCCACGCCGCGATCTTCGACGGCCGTGCGACGCTCTTCCAGATCACGGATGACGCGGATGCCGCAGCGGTGACGCCGGTCGGAACCAGCATCATCGCGACGATGAAGCCGGCGCTCGCGATGCTGCTCGACCTCTTGCCCGAGAGCAAGCGCGCAGCACCGAAGGGGCGAACGCTGCCGGCGGCCCCGCAGGCCGCCGATCCGCTACCGGTCGAATTCCTGCTGCATTCGCTGTCGCAGGCGATGCCGGACGGCGCGTCGCTGGTCGAGGAAATTCCCTCGCACCGGCCGGCGATGCAAAAGTTCATGCCGATGCGCGGCCAGGATAGTTTTTACACCATGGCGAGCGGAGGCCTCGGCTACTCGCTGCCGGCCGCGGTCGGCATGGCACTCGGCAAGCCGAACAGCCGCACGGTGTGCCTGATCGGCGACGGCTCGGCGATGTATTCGATTCAGGCGCTGTGGACCGCCGCGCAGCGCAAGCTGCCGCTCACCATCGTCGTCATCAACAATTCCGGCTACGGCGCGATGCGCTCATTCAGCCAGGTGATGCAGGTGAGGAACGTGCCGGGACTGGAGCTGCCGGGGATCGATTTCGTCCGGCTCGCCGAGGGCATGGGTTGCCATGCGGTGCGGGTGAGCAAGGCAGCCGAGTTGGGCGAAGCGCTCAAGCGCGGGATGGCATTCGAAGGGACCAGCCTGGTCGAGGTGATCGTGGATTCGGCGGTGCCGGTGCTGTACGGGCAGAAGCATTAG
- a CDS encoding SDR family oxidoreductase, whose product MQVTGKVVVVTGGANGIGKALCEAFHKAGAAKVVVADMDADNARAVAATVDGAAFKCDVAQEKDISHVIEETERQFGPIELFCSNAGIGGGFDPMSVNAGGASDEPWQRSWAIHVMAHVYAARHLIPRMKARGGGYFLNTISAAGLLSQVGSPAYSTTKHAAVGFAENLAISHKAHNIRVSILCPQGVDTNMLRSIPKGPQSGDGDLSPEQVAKDVLAGLEQETFLILPHPQVLGYMRKKTENYDRWIGGMAKIQARMRDEFGT is encoded by the coding sequence ATGCAGGTGACCGGCAAGGTCGTGGTCGTCACGGGCGGCGCCAACGGCATCGGCAAGGCGCTCTGCGAAGCCTTTCACAAGGCCGGTGCGGCCAAGGTCGTCGTCGCCGACATGGACGCGGACAACGCAAGGGCGGTCGCAGCCACGGTGGATGGCGCGGCGTTCAAATGCGATGTCGCGCAGGAAAAGGATATTTCCCACGTCATCGAGGAGACCGAGCGGCAGTTCGGCCCGATCGAATTGTTCTGCTCCAATGCCGGCATCGGCGGCGGCTTCGATCCGATGTCGGTCAATGCCGGCGGCGCCTCGGATGAGCCTTGGCAGCGCAGCTGGGCTATCCACGTCATGGCGCATGTCTATGCGGCGCGGCATCTGATCCCGCGCATGAAGGCGCGCGGCGGCGGCTATTTCCTCAACACGATCTCGGCCGCGGGACTGCTGTCGCAGGTCGGCAGTCCGGCTTACTCCACCACCAAACATGCCGCGGTCGGCTTTGCCGAAAATCTCGCGATCTCTCACAAGGCGCACAACATCCGTGTCTCGATCCTCTGCCCCCAGGGCGTCGATACCAACATGCTGCGTTCGATCCCCAAGGGCCCGCAATCCGGCGACGGCGACCTCTCGCCCGAGCAGGTCGCCAAGGACGTGCTCGCCGGCCTCGAACAGGAGACGTTCCTGATCCTGCCGCACCCGCAGGTGCTCGGCTACATGCGCAAGAAGACCGAGAATTACGACCGCTGGATCGGCGGCATGGCCAAGATCCAGGCCAGGATGCGCGACGAGTTCGGGACGTAG
- a CDS encoding hemolysin III family protein yields MTVFQLKQLASSSVHAAADAVGWHYDRAELIADGVIHAIGVLCGIIAATVLVVLTVLFADATDIVGVSIYVAGLLSMLVLSATYNLWPVSPAKWLLRRFDHSAIYLLIAATYTPFILEVKDSGFALVLLAGVWCVALLGIVLKLLYPGRFDRVAVGIYLAMGWSGIMLYDSVVKALPELVLGFILAGGLLYSFGVIFHAWRRLRFQNAIWHGFVLAGAACHYTAVLDLVLS; encoded by the coding sequence ATGACCGTCTTCCAACTGAAACAGCTCGCATCCTCCTCCGTCCACGCAGCCGCCGACGCGGTCGGCTGGCATTACGACCGCGCCGAGTTGATCGCAGACGGCGTGATCCACGCGATCGGCGTGCTCTGCGGCATCATTGCCGCGACCGTGCTGGTGGTGCTGACGGTGCTCTTTGCCGACGCGACCGACATCGTCGGCGTCTCGATCTACGTCGCCGGCCTGCTCTCGATGCTGGTGTTGTCGGCGACCTATAATCTCTGGCCGGTCTCGCCGGCCAAATGGCTGCTGCGGCGCTTCGACCATTCGGCGATCTATCTCCTGATCGCGGCGACCTACACGCCGTTCATCCTGGAGGTGAAGGACAGTGGGTTCGCGCTGGTGCTGCTCGCCGGCGTCTGGTGCGTGGCACTCCTCGGCATCGTGCTGAAACTTCTCTACCCCGGCCGGTTCGACCGCGTCGCGGTCGGCATCTACCTCGCGATGGGCTGGAGCGGCATCATGCTCTACGATTCGGTGGTCAAGGCGCTGCCCGAGCTGGTGCTGGGCTTCATCCTTGCGGGTGGACTGCTCTACAGCTTTGGCGTGATCTTCCATGCCTGGCGGCGGCTGCGCTTCCAGAATGCGATCTGGCACGGCTTTGTCTTGGCCGGCGCGGCGTGCCATTATACCGCGGTGCTCGACCTCGTGTTGAGCTGA
- a CDS encoding YcjX family protein, translating into MAFSFQDMVEEARLSARALIDYGGHFFNPTVRLGVTGLSRAGKTVFITALIHGLTRGGRFPVFEAYSSGRIARAHLAPQPDDAVPRFAYESHLRALIEERRWPSSTVDISELRLVIDYQRQNGADRTLTLDIVDYPGEWLLDLPLLQKSFEQWSAESLALSREAPRVHLAADWHAHLATLKPEAREDEQATLTAAKLFRGYLQGCRDERFAMSLLPPGRFLMPGNLADTPALTFAPLDVPAGGQAPEGSLWAMMVRRYEAYKDVVVRPFFRDHFARLDRQIVLADALAAFNAGPEALHDLEAALAGILDCFNIGRSTILSGLFRPRIDRVLFAATKADHLHHSSHDRLEAVLRRAVTHAVARAETTGAAIDVVALAAVRATREAQVAHGRDKLPSILGTPAAGESAGGEFFDGNTEVATFPGDLPLDPEPLFNGTDAFRGLSTEAAEKSDFRFLRFRPPKLEREGADQPALPHIRLDRALQFLIGDKLS; encoded by the coding sequence ATGGCATTTAGTTTCCAGGATATGGTCGAAGAAGCGCGCCTATCGGCGAGGGCGCTGATCGACTATGGCGGGCACTTCTTCAACCCGACGGTGCGGCTCGGGGTCACAGGCCTGTCGCGGGCCGGCAAGACGGTGTTCATCACCGCGCTGATCCATGGTCTGACGCGCGGTGGGCGGTTTCCGGTATTCGAGGCCTATTCATCCGGGCGGATCGCGCGGGCGCATCTGGCGCCGCAGCCGGACGACGCCGTGCCGCGCTTTGCCTATGAGAGCCATCTGCGCGCGCTGATCGAGGAGCGGCGCTGGCCGAGCTCGACTGTCGACATCAGCGAGCTCAGGCTCGTCATCGACTACCAGCGCCAGAACGGCGCCGACCGCACGCTGACGCTCGACATCGTCGACTATCCCGGCGAGTGGCTGCTCGACCTGCCGCTGCTTCAGAAGAGTTTTGAGCAATGGTCGGCCGAAAGTCTCGCCCTGTCGCGCGAGGCGCCGCGCGTCCATCTGGCCGCGGACTGGCACGCGCATCTCGCAACGCTCAAGCCCGAGGCGCGCGAGGACGAGCAGGCGACGCTCACGGCCGCAAAGCTCTTCAGGGGCTATTTGCAAGGCTGCCGCGACGAGCGGTTTGCGATGAGCCTGCTGCCGCCCGGCCGCTTCCTGATGCCGGGCAATCTCGCCGACACACCGGCGCTGACCTTTGCGCCGCTCGACGTTCCCGCCGGCGGCCAGGCGCCGGAGGGATCGCTGTGGGCGATGATGGTGCGCCGGTATGAGGCCTACAAGGACGTCGTGGTGCGGCCGTTCTTCCGGGATCATTTTGCCCGGCTCGATCGCCAGATCGTGCTGGCCGACGCGCTCGCCGCGTTCAACGCCGGCCCCGAAGCGCTGCACGATCTCGAAGCCGCGCTCGCGGGCATTCTCGACTGCTTCAACATCGGCCGCAGCACGATCCTCTCCGGCCTGTTCCGGCCGCGGATCGACCGCGTTCTGTTCGCGGCGACCAAGGCGGATCATCTGCATCATTCCAGCCATGACCGGCTCGAGGCCGTGCTGCGCCGCGCGGTCACCCACGCGGTTGCGCGCGCGGAAACTACCGGCGCGGCGATCGACGTCGTCGCGCTCGCCGCCGTCCGCGCCACGCGCGAGGCGCAGGTCGCGCATGGCCGTGACAAATTGCCGTCGATTTTGGGAACGCCGGCCGCGGGCGAAAGCGCCGGCGGCGAGTTCTTCGACGGCAACACCGAGGTGGCAACCTTTCCGGGCGACCTTCCGCTCGATCCCGAACCCCTCTTCAACGGCACCGATGCGTTCCGAGGGCTGTCGACCGAGGCCGCCGAGAAGAGCGATTTTCGCTTCCTGCGCTTTCGCCCGCCAAAGCTCGAACGCGAGGGGGCTGACCAGCCGGCGCTGCCTCACATCCGCCTCGACCGTGCCTTGCAGTTCCTGATCGGAGACAAATTGTCATGA
- a CDS encoding TIGR01620 family protein produces MNDRSKSRRPATFRLDDPGVVVTEADETARLGRTTIQITPEPDPANLPVPIAATLPARRGFPWGALFWSGVAGLTLLGVGLGVVRLIEDLFARSESLGFVGLALAFITALALAVVTGREAFGLARLATIEKLHQRAAAVLASDDRKESRIIVQDLLKIAHQNPQLARARAALESHAGEIIDGADMIRLAERELMSPLDIEARRLVSSAAQKVSIVTAVSPRALIDVLFVFVASLRLIRQLAFLYGGRPGALGMIRLLRHVIAHLAITGGMAASDSLVQQMLGHGIAAKLSQRLGEGMLNGLLTARLGLAAIDVTRPLPFAALPPPKLSDLATDLLRKKEEEE; encoded by the coding sequence ATGAACGACCGATCAAAGTCACGGCGGCCGGCAACGTTTCGGCTCGACGACCCCGGTGTTGTCGTCACCGAAGCCGATGAGACGGCGCGGCTCGGTCGCACCACCATCCAGATCACGCCGGAGCCCGATCCGGCGAATTTGCCGGTGCCGATCGCAGCGACGCTTCCGGCGCGGCGCGGCTTTCCCTGGGGCGCATTGTTCTGGTCCGGCGTTGCCGGGCTGACGCTGCTCGGGGTCGGACTCGGCGTCGTCCGTCTGATCGAGGATCTGTTTGCGCGCAGCGAAAGCCTCGGCTTCGTCGGACTGGCGCTTGCCTTCATCACCGCGCTTGCGCTCGCGGTGGTGACCGGACGCGAGGCGTTCGGGCTGGCGCGGCTGGCAACGATCGAAAAGCTACATCAGCGCGCGGCCGCTGTTCTTGCCAGCGACGATCGCAAGGAGAGCCGAATCATCGTGCAGGATCTGCTCAAGATCGCACATCAGAACCCGCAGCTCGCGCGCGCCCGTGCCGCACTGGAGAGCCACGCCGGGGAGATCATCGACGGCGCCGACATGATCCGGCTCGCCGAGCGCGAATTGATGTCGCCGCTGGACATCGAGGCGCGGCGGCTGGTGTCGTCAGCCGCGCAGAAGGTCTCGATCGTCACGGCGGTCTCGCCGCGCGCGTTGATCGACGTGTTGTTCGTGTTCGTCGCGTCGCTGCGCCTGATCCGCCAGCTCGCTTTTCTCTATGGCGGCCGCCCCGGCGCACTCGGCATGATCCGCCTGCTCCGCCACGTCATCGCCCATCTCGCCATCACCGGCGGCATGGCCGCGAGCGACAGCCTGGTGCAGCAGATGCTCGGCCACGGCATTGCGGCGAAGCTGTCGCAGCGGCTGGGCGAAGGCATGCTGAATGGCTTGCTGACGGCGCGGCTGGGCCTCGCCGCGATCGACGTCACCCGGCCGCTGCCGTTCGCGGCACTGCCGCCGCCGAAGCTGTCGGATCTCGCCACGGATCTGCTGCGGAAGAAGGAAGAGGAGGAGTAG